In the Desulfovibrio subterraneus genome, GGTGGTGGCACGACCGGCCTTCTTGGCAGCCTTGGAGAGGCCCTTCTGGCGCAGCCAGTCGATTGCCTTCTCTTCGTCTCCGTTGTTTTCTGCAAGAGCCTTCTTGCAGTCCATCATGCCGGCGCCGGTCTTATCGCGCAGGCTCTTCACCATAGCGGCGGAAATAGACATATGTATTCTCCCGTGGTGATTTTATTCTTCGTCCTTGCCGGCTTCAGCTTCAGCAGCGGCAGCCATGGCAACTTCAGGATCAGCGTCCTTGCCGTCCTTGCCCATTGCGGCGCCTTCCATGCAGGCTTCGGCAATGTGGGCTACGAACAGCTTGATGGCGCGGATGGCGTCGTCGTTGCCGGGAATAACGTAGTCGATCACGTCGGGATCGCAGTTGGAGTCGGTGATGGCAACAATCGGGATACCGAGCTTGCGGCATTCCTTAACGGCGATTTCTTCGCGCTTGGGGTCCACGATGAATGCCAGCTGGGGCAGACGATCCATGTTCTTGATACCGCCGAGGGTCAGTTCCAGCTTATCCATCTCGCGACGGAGAGTCAGAATTTCCTTCTTCTGGTAACGGTTGATGGTGCCGTCTTCAAACATGGCTTCCAGCTTCTTCAGGCGGTCGATGGACTTGCGAATGGTCTGGAAGTTGGTGAGCGTGCCGCCCATCCAACGGTTGGTTACGAAGAACTGATCTGCGCGGGAAGCTTCGGTGCGAACAGCTTCGTGAGCCTGACGCTTGGTGCCGATGAAGATGACCTTGCCGCCCTTGGCAACGGTTTCAGCAACCTTGTCATGAGCGCGGCGGAACAGCTTTGCAGTCTGCTGCAGGTCCATGATGTGGATGCCGTTGCGTGCGCCGAAAATGAAGGGGCGCATCTTGGGGTTCCAGCGGCGGGTCTGATGGCCGAAGTGGACGCCGGTCTCCAGCATCTGCTTCATTGATACGTAAGACATGTGTAACTCCTGTAATTGGGTTTTCTTCCACCCCGAGCCATGACCCTCGACCTGCAAGAAGGTACGTGTTTACGCCGACTTGAAGGCACCCAAGGACGAAACTCGGAGTGTGCTTTATGTATAAAAGGCACGAGTAGATAAGCCGCTTTCAGGGAAAAAGCAAGCGTTTGTGCGCGTTGGCGGCGAATTTTATCAGATAATAAAGAAGGGGGTGCGGGACGGAAATCCGTCCGCGAAGCCCTACTGCAGGGGCACTTCGTCTTCGCCGGTTCGCCCCATGCTGTCGCGCACCGGATTGATGAGCAGGCCCATGTTCTCCACTTCCACCCGAATCTCGTCTCCCGGCTGCATGGGGCCTATCCCGGGCGGGGTGCCGGTGAGAATCACGTCACCCGGTAGCAGCGTCATGACCTGCGAGATATGCACCACCAGATCATAGGGAGAGAAGAGCATGTCCGAGGTGTGTCCTTCCTGCATGACCTGACCGTTCTTTATGCACCGTATGGTCAGGTCGTCGGGGTTCTTCACGTCCGTCTCAATCCACGGCCCTATGGGCAGGAAGGTATCAAATCCCTTGCAGCGGCCGAACCATGGGTCATTTTTCTGCAGGTCGCGCGCGGTGACATCATTGGCGCAGGTGAAACCGAAAATGCTGTCCGGCACCTGATCGTGGCGCAGTCTGCGGCATTCCTTGCCTATGACGATGGCCAGCTCAGCTTCGTAGTCCACCTGTTTGGAGATTTCCGGCAGCAGAATGGGCTGGCCGGAACCGATGACGGCGGACGGGGGCTTGAGAAAATAGACCGGCTCATCCGAAACGGGCATGCCAAGTTCTGCCGCATGGGCCCTGTAATTCAGTCCCACGCACACGATTTTGGACGGCGTGACAACGGGGAGGATGGAAACGTCTTCCAACGGAATGGGATCAACCAGCCCGAGCTGGGGGTTCAGGCAGAGTACGGTATCCTCGCGCAAGGCGGCGTAGAAGGCGGTATTGTTGTAGCGGACCCTGAGAACGCGCATGTCTCCTCCGTTGCGGGACGTTGTGAGCGTGCGGCAGTGTTCCGGCTTTGTGGCAGCCGGCACTGCGGGGCAGTATGCGGTGCAGGGCCGGAAGCGTCCATTATTCTTCCGGTTTCCTGAAGCTGCACAGCACTGGACACAGCCTCCGGCGTATCCGCGGCACGTGCATGCTGCAATTCGTAAGCCGTTATACCATGGTGATAACGGGCAGAACCACAGGGTCGCGCTCCAGCACCTTGCGGAAGAATCTTCGCAGGGTGGACCGGATACGGTCCTGCAGTTTTTCCAGATCGCCGGGGCTCATGTTCTCCAGTATATCCAGAACGATGCATTTGGCATCTTCCAGCACGTGGTTGTAATGGGCCTCAAATATGAAGCCCTTGGAAACGATGTCCGGTCCGTGCAGAATCTCCCAGATCTGTTCGTCGAGCACGAGGAAGACTACCACCATGCCTTCGCCGCCCAGAATCTGGCGCTCCTTGAGTACGGAAGAGCCTACATCGCCCACGCCCTTGCCGTCCACCAGAACGGTTTCAAGGTTGATGCGCGGTTCCTTGCGTATGCCTTCGGGCAGCAGGGTGAGGGGATCTCCGTCTTCCAGAATGATGGTGTGCTCCTGCGGAATGCCGCATTCATGGGCAAGGCGGCAATGCTTGACCAGATGCCGGTATTCGCCGTGCACCGGCACGAAGAAGCGGGGCCGCACGGTTTCCAGCATGGTACGCAGTTCTTCGCGGTAGGCGTGTCCCGATGCATGGATGTTACGGAAATTCTCGTAATAGACCTCCGCCCCGAGGCGGTACATGTCGTTGATAAGGCGGGTGATGGCCCGCGCGTTGCCCGGAATGAAGCGGGACGACATGATGACGGTGTCCCCTTCCTTGATGGCGAGGGAACGGTGCTCGCCGCGCGTGATGCGCGACAGGGCGGAAAGCGGTTCGCCCTGCGAGCCTGTGACCAGCAGAACAATCTCGTTGTCCGGCAGGGCGGGCATATCCTGCGGGTCCATATACACGCCGGAAGGCACGCGCATGAAGCCAAGGTCGCGGGCAATATCTATGTTGTTCAGCAGGCTGCGGCCGGAAACGGCCACCTTGCGGCCGTACTTGGCGGCAATGTCGAACACTTCCTGTATGCGCTGTATGTGGCTGGAGAACAGGGTGACCACCACGCGGCCGGTCGCATCGCGGAAAATGCCGTCGAAGGTGTCGCGGATCTCGCGTTCGCCCAGCGAATGCCCGTCGCGTTCGATGTTGGTAGAGTCCGAGAGCAGCAGCTGCACGCCTTCGTCCGAGAAACGGCGGAAGGCGTCAAGGTCGGTGCTGTGGCCGTCTATGGGGTTGGGGTCCAGTTTGAAGTCGCCCGTGTGCACCACGCGCCCCACCGGAGTTTCTACGCCGAGGCCGAAGCCTTCAATGATGGAGTGGCACACGGGGAAGAAGTTGAAAACCATGTCGCCAAGGGCAAGGCGTTGGCCCGGTTCCACCACCACCAGCTCGGAACGGTCGAGCAGATTGGCTTCCCGCAGCTTGTGTTCCACCAGTGCCATGGTGAATCGTGAACCGTAAATGGGAACGTGCAGCCACGGCATGAGCCAGGGCAGTGCTCCTATATGGTCTTCGTGCCCGTGGGTGAGCACAATGCCGCGCACCTTCTCTTTCTGGCGGAGAATGTGGTCAAACTGGGGAATGACCACGTCGATGCCGAGAAGATAGTCGTCCGGAAACATGAGTCCGCAATCCACAAGCACCGACGTGGTGGCCGTGGACCAGATGGTGCAGTTCATGCCTATTTCGCCATACCCGCCGAGCGGGGTGAGCGTTAGAAAGTCTTGGTGGTCCGGCATGCGCGCATCTCCAGATAGGCGTTGTTCATCAGTGTGTGCAGTTCGGTGAGAAAACGGTTGCGGTCTTTGATCGTGTAGCCGGAAAGGTCTGCGGGAGGCAGGGCTTTCACCCGCACCACATGGCGGCGTTTGAGGGTGATGTGTCCCTTGGGAAGAATTTCGCCTGTGCCGTCCATGACCACGGGTACCACGGGCAGACCTGCTTTGAGCGCCAGAATGATGCCGCCGGGTTTGAAGCTGCCCAGTCTGGACGTGTCCAGTTGCCGGGTGCCCTCGGGAAAAATGACTATGGAGCGTCCTGCTTTGGCTGTTTCCGCTGCCTTGTCCATGGACTTCATGGCACTGCGGCTGTTCTTGCGGTCAATGGGAATATGCTTGCCCAGACTGAAGGCCCAGCCCACGAAGGGAATGCGGAACAGGCTCTTCTTGGCAACGAAGGCCGGATAATGCGAGCGCAGCAGCAGGGTGCTGATGGGAATATCAAACTGGCTCTGATGGTTCACCATGAAGACGACGGGCCCGCGGGCGGGCACGGCGTTGAGGTCGGCTTCAAGCCGGATACCGGACAAGGCGACGGCGCAGCGGCTCCACAGGGCGGCCAGATAGGCGCAGGCCCTGCCCGCCGGCGCAAAGACGCCAACGATCATGGTGGCTATGCTGATGGCCAGCGTTGCCGTCAGAAAGGAGAGATAAAACCATATGGTACGGATCATTGGACCTTCCAAATGTAGTCAAGTGTGCCACGCTAACGGAAAATGCGCGTTGTCTCAAGTGGGCTGAACAAGCAAATAATGGAATGAAGGACTATTCCTGCCCCTGAGAGCGGTCGTAAAAGAAGCAGCCCCGTCGTTACCGGCGGGGCTGCAATGGGTCATGCTAGTCTCTTGCAGACTGATATTCGGCCACCACGCGGTCCACAACCGGTGGCGGTGCTTCTTCGTAGTGGGTGAGTTCCATGGTGAACACGCCCTGACCGCCCGTCATGGAGCGCAGGTCCGGTGCGTAGCGCAGCACTTCGTTCATGGGCACGTGGGCCTTGATTTCCGTGATGCCCTGCTGGGAATCGGAACCGAGCACCTTGCCACGGCGCGAAGAAAGGTCGCCGATGACATCGCCCATGTATTCATCCGGAATCTGAACGGAAAGAAGGACAATGGGTTCCAGCAGGGCGGGCTTCACTTTTTCCATGGCGCTCTTCAGCGCAAGCGAGCCGGCGATCTTGAAGGCCATTTCAGAGGAGTCCACGTTGTGGTACGAGCCGTCGTACAGCTTGGCGCGGAAGTCCACCAGCGGATAGCCGGCAAGGTAGCCGCGCTGTGCCGATTCCTGAATGCCCTTGTCCACTGCGGGAATGTACTGGCGGGGAATGACGCCGCCCACGATGGCATCCTCGAATTCGTAGCCGAACCCGTGGGGCATGCCTTCTATTTCCACCCAGCAGTCACCGAACTGGCCGCGTCCGCCGGACTGCTTCTTGTGTCGTCCCTGTACCTGCGCCTTGCCCTTGATGGTTTCGCGGTAGGGCACCTTGGGCGTTTTGAGTTCTATTTCGCACTTGTACCGGCGCATGGCTTTTTCCACGCTGGTCTCTATGTGCATCTGGCCCATGCCCGAGATGAGGATATCGCTCGATTCCTCGGCGCGGGAAAGGCGCAGCGTGATGTCTTCATCAAGCAGCTTATGCACGGCTGCATACACCTTGTCTTCGTCGCCCTTTTCTTTCGGTGCGAGCGCGTAGGAGATGAGACGAGGCGGCAGGGTTGGCTGAACAAGCCTGAAAGGTTTTTTTTCATCGGCGAGGGTGTCGCCGGTTTTGGTCATCTTCAGCTTCGGCAGGGCGATAATGGCACCGGGGCCCACACCGCCGCGGGCGGGGGCAGATTCTTTGCCCACCATGTAAAGGGGGGTGCCAATGCGCTCTGATTCGTCCTTGTTCACGTTGCGCAGGCCCGTTTCGCCGTTCAGGGTGCCAGAGAGCACGCGCATGACGGTGAGCTGGCCCGCAAAGGGGTCTGCAAGTGTTTTAAAGGCGAACATGGCAAGGGGGGCATCGGGGTCGGAAGCGCGTGTCTCGCCTTCCGTACCTTCCCATGCGGCGTGTTCCATGGGATTGGGGAACAGGTTCTGGATGGTGTCCAGCAACTGGGAGCCGCCCTTGTTTTCAAGCGAAGAACCGACAACCACCGGAACCAGTTCGCCCTTGAGCACGCCTATGTGCAGGCCGCGGGCAATTTCTTCAGGTTCGAGTTCGCCGGTTTCCAGATATTTTTCCATCAGTTCTTCATCGCTTTCGGCGATGTTTTCGATGGTGGCCTCACGCAGCATGGAGACTTCGTCGGCCATGTCGGCAGGAATGGGAATTTCCGAAAATTTGCCATCGGCCTCGAAGGAGAATGCCTTCTCGCCGAGAATGTCCACAACACCCTTGAAGTCCTGTTTGGAACCTATGGGCATGTACAGCAGGACCGTGCGCATGCCCAGCATGGAGGAGAGGCCGTTGAACGCCATGTCAAAGTCCGCACGGTCGCGGTCCATCTTGTTGATGAAGACAATGGCGGGCAGCCCCGCGCTCTTGACGAAGTTCCACAGACGTTTGGTGAGGGGGCGAACACCGTCTACGGCATCCACAACAAAAACGGCGCTATCCGCACCCTTGAGCAGGTACTGGATATCGCCGATAAAGTTGTTGTCGCCGGGGGTGTCGATGAGGAAGTGACGGTTCTTCTGCCATTCGAAGGTGGCGAAGGCGGGCTGCACAGAGCCGCGGCGCTTCACTTCCTCAGGTTCATAGTCGAGGGTGGTGGAACCCTCCTCGACCTTCCCAAGGCGGTTGATGACGCCAGACTGAAACAGCAGCATTTCAGCCAGCGACGTCTTTCCGCAACCTCCGGTGCCTACAATTGCATAGGTTCTCTGGGTCTCCAGTGCTTTGGACATATACCTCTCCCTTACTCAGTTGAAACCAGTTAAGACGGAGTTTTCAGGCCCGGCAGCCGGGCGTTCGGTCCATTGCGAATATGCGGAGGGGAAATCAGTGCGGCGTGCCCTCCGACTTTTCCCGATGATGCCACATTGAAGAAGCTGAACCTAGATGTCAACCCTGTTTGTAAAAACGATTGAGTGAGTGAACAACTTCAGGGCGGAGTATCTTATCGTGCCGCCATGGTTTACCCTTTGTATTGACCATGACGCACAACTGATAGATGATGCGGCAGTATTTTGCAGAGGAGCAGTCATGTATTTCAATCTGATTATCGGGGCGATCGTACTCGGAGCCCTGTATTTTCTCGGCAAGGAGATTGCGAGGCGGCTGCGTTCGCCGCGTGCCATCCTGCAGGAAGAGCTTGAAGAGCGCCGCAAGCGCAATGAAAGAGTGCAGGAAAACCTGCAGCGGCTTCGACAGCGTGCCATATCAAAAATGGTACCCGTGCGGCAGGCAATCAACGACATGAATGCTTCTCTCATGGAATCGCAGCGTTTCACGCTGGAAGGCGTTGAGGATACGGTGGTCCTGCGCCAGAACGGCGTGACCATAACCGTGACCTACCAGCTTGCGAGTTTTTCTGTGGATGGCACCCCGCGCGAACTGCGGGATGATGTAGCCCAGTATGAGCGGTATGTCATAGAGGTGCAGCATGTGGCGGAAGACCGTTTCCACACGCGGGAGGCTGTGACCAGTGAAGAGGCAATACGGCTTGTGGCCCGGGAAATAGCGGTTCTGCTGCAACGATAAGGGCGTTCTGCCTGGTGCGTTGTCATTGGCATCGGCTGCTGCTATGCTGAACCATTCAGTACACGATACGACGAGGAAATTCTTATGGCAAAGACCTGCAACGTAACTCTGTATGCCTTATCCACCTGCATTCACTGCAAAAAAACCAAGCAGTTTCTTGAGGATAACGACGTGCAGTTCAAGGTGGTATACGTGGACCAGCTCACCGGCGACGAGCGCAAGGATACCATTGCCCGTATCAAGGAACACAACCCCAAGCTTTCGTTCCCGACCATCATCATAGACGAGGGTGTGTGTGTCATCGTCGGCTTCCATAAGGACGAGCTTCAGGAGGCGCTGGATATATGAGTAAGCAGATGACCGTGGAGCAGCTCTATGAGATGCTCAAGAAATTTCAGGAGCCCAAGGGCAATTTCTTCAACAAGGACATGACCATGACCATGCCCCTGCTCGAGAATCTTCTCGTGAACAAGGAGCGCTACGGCTACATGGCCTGCCCCTGCCGTCTGCCTAACGGCACCTTTGAAGAAGACAAGGATATCGTCTGCCCCTGCGTATACCGCGAGGAAGACATGAAGGAATACGGCGCATGCTTCTGCGGCCTGTATGTCACGGCAGAAGTGAACGAGCGGGAGGATACCTCCATCGT is a window encoding:
- a CDS encoding lysophospholipid acyltransferase family protein, encoding MIRTIWFYLSFLTATLAISIATMIVGVFAPAGRACAYLAALWSRCAVALSGIRLEADLNAVPARGPVVFMVNHQSQFDIPISTLLLRSHYPAFVAKKSLFRIPFVGWAFSLGKHIPIDRKNSRSAMKSMDKAAETAKAGRSIVIFPEGTRQLDTSRLGSFKPGGIILALKAGLPVVPVVMDGTGEILPKGHITLKRRHVVRVKALPPADLSGYTIKDRNRFLTELHTLMNNAYLEMRACRTTKTF
- the rpsB gene encoding 30S ribosomal protein S2; protein product: MSYVSMKQMLETGVHFGHQTRRWNPKMRPFIFGARNGIHIMDLQQTAKLFRRAHDKVAETVAKGGKVIFIGTKRQAHEAVRTEASRADQFFVTNRWMGGTLTNFQTIRKSIDRLKKLEAMFEDGTINRYQKKEILTLRREMDKLELTLGGIKNMDRLPQLAFIVDPKREEIAVKECRKLGIPIVAITDSNCDPDVIDYVIPGNDDAIRAIKLFVAHIAEACMEGAAMGKDGKDADPEVAMAAAAEAEAGKDEE
- a CDS encoding glutaredoxin family protein; the protein is MAKTCNVTLYALSTCIHCKKTKQFLEDNDVQFKVVYVDQLTGDERKDTIARIKEHNPKLSFPTIIIDEGVCVIVGFHKDELQEALDI
- a CDS encoding elongation factor G encodes the protein MSKALETQRTYAIVGTGGCGKTSLAEMLLFQSGVINRLGKVEEGSTTLDYEPEEVKRRGSVQPAFATFEWQKNRHFLIDTPGDNNFIGDIQYLLKGADSAVFVVDAVDGVRPLTKRLWNFVKSAGLPAIVFINKMDRDRADFDMAFNGLSSMLGMRTVLLYMPIGSKQDFKGVVDILGEKAFSFEADGKFSEIPIPADMADEVSMLREATIENIAESDEELMEKYLETGELEPEEIARGLHIGVLKGELVPVVVGSSLENKGGSQLLDTIQNLFPNPMEHAAWEGTEGETRASDPDAPLAMFAFKTLADPFAGQLTVMRVLSGTLNGETGLRNVNKDESERIGTPLYMVGKESAPARGGVGPGAIIALPKLKMTKTGDTLADEKKPFRLVQPTLPPRLISYALAPKEKGDEDKVYAAVHKLLDEDITLRLSRAEESSDILISGMGQMHIETSVEKAMRRYKCEIELKTPKVPYRETIKGKAQVQGRHKKQSGGRGQFGDCWVEIEGMPHGFGYEFEDAIVGGVIPRQYIPAVDKGIQESAQRGYLAGYPLVDFRAKLYDGSYHNVDSSEMAFKIAGSLALKSAMEKVKPALLEPIVLLSVQIPDEYMGDVIGDLSSRRGKVLGSDSQQGITEIKAHVPMNEVLRYAPDLRSMTGGQGVFTMELTHYEEAPPPVVDRVVAEYQSARD
- a CDS encoding fumarylacetoacetate hydrolase family protein, translating into MRVLRVRYNNTAFYAALREDTVLCLNPQLGLVDPIPLEDVSILPVVTPSKIVCVGLNYRAHAAELGMPVSDEPVYFLKPPSAVIGSGQPILLPEISKQVDYEAELAIVIGKECRRLRHDQVPDSIFGFTCANDVTARDLQKNDPWFGRCKGFDTFLPIGPWIETDVKNPDDLTIRCIKNGQVMQEGHTSDMLFSPYDLVVHISQVMTLLPGDVILTGTPPGIGPMQPGDEIRVEVENMGLLINPVRDSMGRTGEDEVPLQ
- a CDS encoding ferredoxin-thioredoxin reductase catalytic domain-containing protein codes for the protein MSKQMTVEQLYEMLKKFQEPKGNFFNKDMTMTMPLLENLLVNKERYGYMACPCRLPNGTFEEDKDIVCPCVYREEDMKEYGACFCGLYVTAEVNEREDTSIVVPERRPPEKILGQD
- a CDS encoding ribonuclease J, whose translation is MPDHQDFLTLTPLGGYGEIGMNCTIWSTATTSVLVDCGLMFPDDYLLGIDVVIPQFDHILRQKEKVRGIVLTHGHEDHIGALPWLMPWLHVPIYGSRFTMALVEHKLREANLLDRSELVVVEPGQRLALGDMVFNFFPVCHSIIEGFGLGVETPVGRVVHTGDFKLDPNPIDGHSTDLDAFRRFSDEGVQLLLSDSTNIERDGHSLGEREIRDTFDGIFRDATGRVVVTLFSSHIQRIQEVFDIAAKYGRKVAVSGRSLLNNIDIARDLGFMRVPSGVYMDPQDMPALPDNEIVLLVTGSQGEPLSALSRITRGEHRSLAIKEGDTVIMSSRFIPGNARAITRLINDMYRLGAEVYYENFRNIHASGHAYREELRTMLETVRPRFFVPVHGEYRHLVKHCRLAHECGIPQEHTIILEDGDPLTLLPEGIRKEPRINLETVLVDGKGVGDVGSSVLKERQILGGEGMVVVFLVLDEQIWEILHGPDIVSKGFIFEAHYNHVLEDAKCIVLDILENMSPGDLEKLQDRIRSTLRRFFRKVLERDPVVLPVITMV